Genomic segment of Paenibacillus polymyxa:
ATCGCATTCCGTATTTGTTGAGATAAGCATAGATAGCGTCTTGAGTTTCCTGTCCACCATCCAACTTAACCAGTTCATCCAAAAAATTATCATCTTTTACATGTTGTAAATAATCAATTACCTCCGGATAAGGACGAATCGCATCTGCGACATCCAATAGCGCCAGACCCATTTCCGAAGTAATGTTGTTTGGTACAGATTGAGAAAGCGTATCTGCTGCGTTTTTTTCACCTAACCACTCGTACATTTTTTCATTGATCCATGACGAAGCATTCATAGCAGTCATAAAAACCTTTGAACTTTGTGGGTCAAATAAGATCTTCTTTAATTCTTGGAGATCTTCCAGAATAAAATCAAATAAATCTGCTCCTGATTTCGTTTGGATGTTTTGTTTTAATTTTTCTATCGATGTTTGACTGTTCTTAATCAAATCAGAAACGATTGCCGGATCGTTTTCGATTTGTGCTTGAAAACCTGCAGACGACCTACCTTTACTGCTATTACCGGGACTCCGTTCTGTTCTATCATCTGGTAACGATTTTATAAAATCTCGCTCTATTAGGGTCATAAATGCGTCTTTTATGAGCGGATCAGATTGTCCCAGGGTATTTAAGAAAGTTTCTCTGCTGACAGGTGAAGCCAGCATTTGTGTAACATCAACAAACAGCCTTCCACCGGCTATACGCATGGGTGCAGGAGTTATTAACAGGTAAAAAGACAATCCCAATGGTTTTATCGGGTCAGTCATCATTTGTTGATGACCGACAGATACATAAACGTGATTTTCCTGATCATTTGCTTCAGGGATCGGGTATAAAGTCGTGATTGGACGACTCTGGACTATATAAAAAGTATCATTGGCCAAACACCATTCGATATCTTGTGGGCAACCAAAATGAGCTTCGATATGTCTTCCGATACGTGCCAGTTGCAAAATTTGTTGTTCAGTAAGGGTTTGAGTCTTTTGCTGATCAAGCTCGATCTGCTTTGTCTCTGTTCCGCCTTCTTTTCGTCCATAGATAGCCAATTTTTTGGTTTCTATCCTCTTATCGACGATTGCCTCTTCCTGTACTTTATAACAATCGGCAGAGACCAAGCCAGAGACCAATGCTTCTCCAAGTCCAAAACTAGCATCGATTGATAGCAGCTTCCGGTTGGAGGTAATCGGATCAGCGGTAAATAAAATTCCTGAAGCCTGCGGGAAAACCATCCTTTGAACAATAACGGATAAATAAACTTGACTGTGGTCAAATCCATTTTGCATACGATAGATAACCGCGCGATCCGTAAATAGGGAAGCCCAACATTTGCTGATATGCTGCAAGATTGCTTCTTTGCCGATGATATTTAAATAGGTGTCTTGTTGACCAGCAAAAGAGGCATGTGGCAAATCTTCAGCAGTCGCACTGGAACGCACTGCATAAGCATGTTCTTCTCCAAACTGGGAGAGATAGTGAGTAACTGCTTCCACAACA
This window contains:
- the ppsA gene encoding phosphoenolpyruvate synthase, which gives rise to MSSLVLGFQEMEKTQFLLVGGKGLNLGELSKIEGIHVPQGFCVTTVGYQKAIEQKETYYALLDRLTRLKAEDRAQIGEISRQIRQIIMEVEVPADVVEAVTHYLSQFGEEHAYAVRSSATAEDLPHASFAGQQDTYLNIIGKEAILQHISKCWASLFTDRAVIYRMQNGFDHSQVYLSVIVQRMVFPQASGILFTADPITSNRKLLSIDASFGLGEALVSGLVSADCYKVQEEAIVDKRIETKKLAIYGRKEGGTETKQIELDQQKTQTLTEQQILQLARIGRHIEAHFGCPQDIEWCLANDTFYIVQSRPITTLYPIPEANDQENHVYVSVGHQQMMTDPIKPLGLSFYLLITPAPMRIAGGRLFVDVTQMLASPVSRETFLNTLGQSDPLIKDAFMTLIERDFIKSLPDDRTERSPGNSSKGRSSAGFQAQIENDPAIVSDLIKNSQTSIEKLKQNIQTKSGADLFDFILEDLQELKKILFDPQSSKVFMTAMNASSWINEKMYEWLGEKNAADTLSQSVPNNITSEMGLALLDVADAIRPYPEVIDYLQHVKDDNFLDELVKLDGGQETQDAIYAYLNKYGMRCAGEIDISRTRWSEKPIILVPMILSNIKNFEPNAGNWKFEQGRQEALKKEQELLDRLKQLPDGEQKAKETKRMIDLIRNFIGYREYPKYGLVNRYFVYKQALLKEAEQLVQAGVIHEKEDIYDLTFEELHEVVRTNKLDYQIIRKRKDDYKLYEKLTPPRVITSDGEIIAGEYKRENLPAEAIVGLPVSTGVIEGRARVILNMEDADLEDGDILVTAFTDPSWTPLFVSIKGLVTEVGGLMTHGAVIAREYGLPAVVGVENATKLIKDGQRIRVHGTEGYIEIL